The Streptomyces sp. NBC_00670 genome window below encodes:
- a CDS encoding GtrA family protein, whose product MGNGSTGVRGGSRRGLRRQVQRFGREVVKFGAVGGAGLLVNLLVFNLVRHATDLQVVRASVIATIVAIAFNYVGFRYFAYRDRDKSGRTKELTLFLLFSAAGLVIENGVLYVATYGFGWDSPLQSNIFKFLGIGVATLFRFWSYRTWVFRALPVKEAVASAESFLEEAAPPRRLPR is encoded by the coding sequence ATGGGCAATGGTTCCACGGGGGTGCGGGGCGGCTCCCGCCGTGGCCTGCGCCGGCAGGTCCAGCGGTTCGGCCGCGAGGTCGTGAAGTTCGGCGCGGTCGGCGGCGCCGGCCTCCTCGTCAATCTGCTCGTCTTCAACCTCGTACGGCACGCCACCGATCTGCAGGTCGTGCGCGCCAGTGTGATCGCCACGATCGTCGCGATCGCGTTCAACTACGTGGGGTTCCGCTACTTCGCCTACCGGGACCGCGACAAGAGCGGCCGCACCAAGGAACTCACGCTGTTCCTGCTGTTCAGCGCGGCCGGCCTGGTGATCGAGAACGGCGTGCTGTACGTGGCGACGTACGGCTTCGGCTGGGACAGCCCGTTGCAGAGCAACATCTTCAAGTTCCTCGGCATCGGCGTCGCGACCCTGTTCCGCTTCTGGTCGTACCGCACCTGGGTGTTCCGGGCGCTGCCCGTCAAGGAGGCGGTGGCGAGCGCGGAATCGTTCCTGGAGGAGGCCGCGCCGCCCCGGCGCCTGCCCCGCTGA
- a CDS encoding VOC family protein: MPETVARFRSVVLDCPDPSALAEFYARIAGGTPEAEDGGDDWVVVQVPGGPRIAFQRAGQDYTPPEWPRSDRNSQQLHLDFDGGSTWAEIDAAEEKVLALGARRLQAPEGEDFRVYADPAGHPFCLCRIEHGG, from the coding sequence ATGCCCGAGACCGTCGCCCGGTTCCGTTCCGTCGTGCTCGACTGCCCCGATCCGTCCGCGCTCGCCGAGTTCTACGCCCGGATCGCCGGCGGCACCCCGGAGGCGGAGGACGGTGGCGACGACTGGGTCGTCGTCCAGGTGCCCGGCGGGCCCCGGATCGCCTTCCAGCGGGCCGGGCAGGACTACACCCCGCCCGAGTGGCCGCGCTCCGACCGCAACTCGCAACAGCTCCACCTGGACTTCGACGGCGGCAGCACCTGGGCGGAGATCGACGCGGCCGAGGAGAAGGTGCTGGCGCTGGGCGCCCGGCGGCTTCAGGCACCCGAGGGCGAGGACTTCCGGGTCTACGCGGACCCGGCGGGGCACCCGTTCTGCCTGTGCCGCATCGAACACGGCGGCTGA
- a CDS encoding LCP family protein, whose translation MNEWPDGWSESNSGNRYGRGSAGAQPEGARSMRQVRRGPGQGYGPSAPPQGRVPQQPSYVDGSGGQGGYDDGSGYDSGYNTGHVYGGGPGAGGPAGTGGGRPAPNWRRRIKWTAITVVTVLVVTTVGTYFWADSKLNRDVDLSKVIDRPAEGDGTNYLIVGSDSREGLSADQKKDLHTGSAEGKRTDSMMILHVGDSGDTLISLPRDSDVEIPTFKGSESGKTFQGTGKHTKLNAAYATDGPTLLVRTIEYNTGLHIDHYVEIGFAGFANIVDAVGGVDITIDKAFKDKYSGADFKAGKQTLNGEEALAFVRTRHAFAASDLERTKNQQKFLAALAHQVATPSTVLNPFKLYPTLGAGLDSLIVDKDMSLWNLASMFWAMKGVSGGDGTSMNMPISGSSGGNLVWDKTKVKTLVKELNNDEKVTVSGN comes from the coding sequence ATGAACGAGTGGCCGGACGGGTGGTCCGAGAGCAACAGCGGCAATCGGTACGGACGCGGCAGCGCCGGTGCGCAGCCCGAGGGCGCCCGGTCGATGCGGCAGGTCCGGCGCGGCCCGGGGCAGGGCTACGGCCCCTCCGCCCCGCCGCAGGGCAGGGTCCCGCAGCAGCCGTCCTACGTCGACGGCAGCGGCGGCCAGGGCGGTTACGACGACGGCTCCGGCTACGACAGCGGCTACAACACCGGCCACGTCTACGGCGGCGGCCCCGGCGCGGGCGGCCCGGCCGGGACCGGCGGCGGGCGGCCCGCCCCGAACTGGCGGCGGCGCATCAAGTGGACGGCGATCACCGTCGTCACGGTGCTCGTGGTGACCACCGTCGGCACGTACTTCTGGGCCGACTCCAAGCTCAACCGCGACGTCGACCTGTCCAAGGTCATCGACCGCCCCGCCGAGGGCGACGGCACCAACTACCTGATCGTCGGCTCCGACAGCCGCGAGGGCCTGTCCGCCGACCAGAAGAAGGATCTGCACACCGGCTCCGCCGAGGGCAAGCGCACCGACTCGATGATGATCCTGCACGTCGGCGACAGCGGGGACACCCTCATCTCGCTGCCCCGCGACTCGGACGTCGAGATACCGACGTTCAAGGGTTCGGAGTCCGGCAAGACCTTCCAGGGCACCGGCAAGCACACCAAGCTCAACGCGGCCTACGCCACCGACGGGCCGACGCTGCTGGTGCGGACCATCGAGTACAACACGGGCCTGCACATCGACCACTACGTGGAGATCGGCTTCGCCGGGTTCGCCAACATCGTGGACGCGGTCGGCGGCGTCGACATCACCATCGACAAGGCGTTCAAGGACAAGTACTCCGGCGCCGACTTCAAGGCGGGCAAGCAGACGCTGAACGGCGAGGAGGCCCTGGCCTTCGTCCGTACCCGGCACGCCTTCGCCGCCAGCGACCTGGAGCGCACCAAGAACCAGCAGAAGTTCCTCGCCGCCCTCGCCCACCAGGTCGCCACCCCCTCGACGGTCCTCAACCCGTTCAAGCTGTACCCGACGCTCGGGGCCGGCCTGGACTCGCTGATCGTCGACAAGGACATGTCGCTGTGGAACCTGGCGTCCATGTTCTGGGCGATGAAGGGCGTCAGCGGCGGTGACGGCACCTCGATGAACATGCCGATCTCCGGCTCCAGCGGCGGCAACCTCGTCTGGGACAAGACGAAGGTGAAGACGCTGGTCAAGGAGTTGAACAACGACGAGAAGGTGACGGTCTCGGGCAACTGA
- a CDS encoding dipeptidase: MADLQDELHTTTGLGGFDAPLPGPERPAARSPQDAGGSGEGTEEGGSLQRARALLAVHPVADGHNGLARVLRSLPWYDLELGESALGTDLPRLRAGHVGAQFWSLHLPDALAGERAVGDALEQLDLIRTVVGAHPEGLRLAYDAGQLADARNCGRTAVVPGPAAAAAIGDSLGILRSLHALGLRLLTLARASWASEAGLTRFGEEVVREMNRLGVLADLSGACDATARRCLALSKAPVVFTRSAARALRPHPANLPDDLLTELGTAHGLCLVPLTAEQTGPSLRDVADHLDHVRRLAGAHCVGLSGTYDTGTAHPGGLADTSRYPHLVAELLDRGWTDSDVALLTWGNVQRVVRCADFTARAAQQRRGPSTARIADLDG; encoded by the coding sequence ATGGCCGACCTGCAGGACGAGCTGCACACGACCACCGGACTGGGCGGGTTCGACGCACCCCTGCCCGGCCCGGAACGGCCCGCGGCCCGCTCCCCGCAGGACGCCGGGGGCAGCGGGGAAGGCACCGAGGAGGGCGGTTCGCTGCAGCGGGCCCGGGCCCTCCTGGCCGTCCATCCCGTGGCCGACGGCCACAACGGGCTGGCGCGGGTGCTGCGGAGCCTGCCCTGGTACGACCTCGAACTCGGCGAGAGCGCCCTCGGCACCGATCTGCCCCGGCTGCGCGCGGGCCACGTCGGCGCCCAGTTCTGGTCGCTGCACCTGCCCGACGCCCTCGCCGGTGAGCGAGCCGTCGGCGACGCGCTCGAACAGCTCGACCTGATCCGTACGGTGGTCGGCGCGCACCCCGAGGGGCTGCGGCTCGCGTACGACGCCGGACAGCTCGCCGACGCCCGCAACTGCGGCCGTACCGCCGTGGTCCCCGGTCCCGCGGCGGCCGCCGCGATCGGCGACTCCCTCGGCATCCTGCGCTCCCTGCACGCCCTCGGGCTGCGACTGCTCACGCTCGCCCGGGCGTCCTGGGCGAGTGAGGCGGGGCTGACCCGCTTCGGCGAGGAGGTGGTCCGCGAGATGAACCGCCTCGGCGTCCTGGCCGACCTCTCCGGTGCCTGTGACGCCACCGCCCGCCGCTGCCTCGCCCTCTCCAAGGCGCCGGTCGTCTTCACCCGCTCCGCCGCCCGCGCGCTGCGCCCGCACCCGGCCAACCTCCCCGACGACCTGCTCACCGAGCTGGGCACCGCGCACGGGCTGTGCCTCGTCCCGCTCACCGCCGAGCAGACCGGCCCCTCGCTGCGGGACGTCGCCGACCACCTCGACCACGTCCGACGGCTCGCCGGGGCGCACTGCGTGGGCCTCTCCGGCACGTACGACACCGGGACCGCGCACCCCGGCGGTCTGGCCGACACCTCCCGCTACCCGCACCTCGTCGCCGAGCTCCTGGACCGCGGCTGGACCGACTCCGACGTGGCCCTGCTGACCTGGGGGAACGTGCAGCGGGTGGTGCGGTGCGCGGACTTCACGGCCCGCGCGGCCCAGCAGCGCCGGGGCCCGTCGACGGCACGGATCGCGGACCTGGACGGCTGA
- a CDS encoding dipeptidase, which yields MTSTTSASLDAARELLREFPVVDGHNDLPWALREQVHYDLDARDIAGDRQDHLHTDIPRLRAGGVGAQFWSVYVRSDLPGAVTATLEQIDCVRQLIDRHPDALRAAYTAADMEAARAEGRIASLMGAEGGHSIDNSLGTLRALYALGVRYMTLTHNDNVAWADSATDEPGVGGLSAFGREVVREMNRLGMLVDLSHVAPSTMRAALDTTSAPVLFSHSSARAVCDHPRNIPDDVLERLPGNGGVAMVTFVPKFVLQAAVDWTAAADENMRAHGFHHLESTAEAMAVHHAFEQTHPRPVATAATVADHLDHMREVAGVDHLGIGGDYDGTPFTPAGLDDVSGYPNLIAELLDRGWSRADLAKLTWQNAVRVLGAAEDVARAEQAARPPSHATLEQLDR from the coding sequence ATGACCTCCACGACCTCCGCCTCCCTGGACGCCGCCCGGGAACTGCTGCGCGAGTTCCCCGTCGTCGACGGCCACAACGACCTGCCCTGGGCGCTGCGCGAGCAGGTCCACTACGACCTCGACGCCCGCGACATCGCCGGCGACCGGCAGGACCACCTGCACACCGACATCCCCCGGCTGCGGGCCGGCGGCGTCGGCGCGCAGTTCTGGTCGGTCTACGTCCGCTCCGACCTGCCCGGCGCCGTGACGGCGACGCTCGAGCAGATCGACTGCGTACGGCAGCTCATCGACCGCCACCCGGACGCGCTGCGTGCCGCGTACACCGCCGCCGACATGGAGGCGGCCCGCGCCGAGGGCCGGATCGCCTCGCTGATGGGCGCCGAGGGCGGCCACTCCATCGACAACAGCCTCGGCACCCTCCGCGCCCTGTACGCGCTCGGCGTGCGCTACATGACGCTCACCCACAACGACAACGTGGCGTGGGCGGACTCGGCCACGGACGAGCCGGGCGTCGGCGGCCTGTCGGCCTTCGGCCGCGAGGTCGTACGCGAGATGAACCGGCTCGGCATGCTCGTGGACCTCTCCCACGTGGCCCCCAGCACCATGCGGGCGGCGCTGGACACCACCTCGGCGCCGGTGCTCTTCTCGCACTCCTCCGCCCGCGCGGTCTGCGACCACCCGCGCAACATCCCCGACGACGTGCTGGAGCGGCTGCCCGGCAACGGCGGCGTGGCGATGGTGACGTTCGTCCCCAAGTTCGTCCTCCAGGCCGCCGTCGACTGGACGGCCGCCGCCGACGAGAACATGCGGGCGCACGGCTTCCACCACCTGGAGTCCACCGCCGAGGCCATGGCGGTGCACCACGCCTTCGAACAGACGCACCCGCGCCCGGTCGCCACGGCGGCCACCGTCGCCGACCACCTCGACCACATGCGTGAGGTCGCCGGCGTCGACCACCTCGGCATCGGCGGCGACTACGACGGCACGCCCTTCACCCCCGCGGGGCTGGACGACGTCTCGGGCTACCCGAACCTGATCGCCGAACTGCTCGACCGGGGCTGGTCACGGGCCGACCTGGCCAAGCTGACCTGGCAGAACGCGGTCCGGGTGCTCGGCGCCGCCGAGGACGTGGCCCGCGCGGAGCAGGCCGCCAGGCCGCCGTCCCACGCCACCCTGGAGCAGCTCGACCGGTAG
- a CDS encoding VOC family protein produces MALATLGTVVLDCPDPHALAGFYAGVLGGTVEDQGDWVDLKLPGGATPLAFQAAPGFVPPTWPAPDASQQFHLDLTVSDLDAAEKDVLALGATPLEADDRTRTFRVYADPAGHPFCLCAC; encoded by the coding sequence ATGGCTCTCGCCACGCTCGGCACCGTCGTCCTGGACTGTCCCGACCCGCACGCCCTCGCCGGGTTCTACGCCGGGGTGCTCGGCGGCACGGTGGAGGACCAGGGCGACTGGGTGGACCTCAAGCTGCCCGGCGGCGCGACCCCGCTGGCCTTCCAGGCCGCCCCCGGCTTCGTCCCGCCCACGTGGCCCGCGCCCGACGCCTCGCAGCAGTTCCACCTCGACCTCACCGTCTCCGACCTCGACGCGGCGGAGAAGGACGTCCTCGCGCTCGGCGCCACACCCCTGGAGGCCGACGACCGCACGCGCACCTTCCGCGTTTACGCGGACCCGGCGGGGCACCCGTTCTGCCTCTGCGCCTGCTGA
- a CDS encoding acyl-CoA dehydrogenase family protein, giving the protein MAGSADFDLYRPLEEHDMLRDAIRSLAEAKIAPYAAAVDEEARFPQEALDALVANDLHAVHVPESYGGAGADALATVIVIEEVARVCASSSLIPAVNKLGSLPVMLSGSEELKKKYLGPLAKGDAMFSYCLSEPDAGSDAAGMKTRAVRDGDTYVLNGVKRWITNAGVSEYYTVMAVTDPEKRSKGISAFVVEKSDAGVSFGAPEKKLGIKGSPTREVYLDNVRIPADRMIGAEGTGFATAMKTLDHTRITIAAQALGIAQGALDYAKGYVKERKQFGKPIGDFQGIQFMLADMAMKIEAARQLTYAAAAKSERGDADLTFQGAAAKCFASDVAMEVTTDAVQLLGGYGYTRDYPVERMMRDAKITQIYEGTNQVQRIVMARNLP; this is encoded by the coding sequence TTGGCCGGATCGGCTGACTTCGACCTGTACCGCCCGTTGGAGGAGCACGACATGCTCCGCGACGCGATCCGTTCGCTGGCGGAGGCGAAGATCGCGCCGTACGCCGCCGCGGTGGACGAGGAGGCCCGCTTCCCGCAGGAGGCGCTGGACGCGCTCGTCGCGAACGACCTGCACGCCGTGCACGTCCCCGAGAGCTACGGCGGCGCGGGCGCCGACGCGCTCGCCACGGTCATCGTGATCGAGGAGGTGGCCCGCGTCTGCGCGTCCTCCTCCCTCATCCCGGCCGTCAACAAGCTCGGCTCGCTGCCGGTGATGCTCTCCGGCTCCGAGGAACTGAAGAAGAAGTACCTCGGTCCGCTCGCCAAGGGCGACGCGATGTTCTCCTACTGCCTCTCCGAGCCGGACGCCGGCTCCGACGCGGCCGGCATGAAGACCCGCGCGGTCCGCGACGGCGACACCTACGTCCTCAACGGCGTGAAGCGCTGGATCACCAACGCGGGCGTCTCCGAGTACTACACGGTGATGGCCGTCACCGACCCGGAGAAGCGGTCCAAGGGCATCTCCGCGTTCGTGGTGGAGAAGTCCGACGCGGGCGTCTCCTTCGGCGCCCCGGAGAAGAAGCTCGGCATCAAGGGCTCCCCGACCCGCGAGGTCTACCTCGACAACGTCCGCATCCCCGCCGACCGCATGATCGGCGCGGAGGGCACCGGCTTCGCCACGGCGATGAAGACGCTCGACCACACCCGCATCACCATCGCCGCGCAGGCCCTCGGGATCGCCCAGGGCGCCCTCGACTACGCCAAGGGGTACGTCAAGGAGCGCAAGCAGTTCGGCAAGCCGATCGGCGACTTCCAGGGGATCCAGTTCATGCTCGCCGACATGGCGATGAAGATCGAGGCCGCGCGGCAGCTCACCTACGCCGCCGCCGCCAAGTCCGAGCGTGGCGATGCCGACCTCACCTTCCAGGGCGCCGCCGCGAAGTGCTTCGCCTCGGACGTCGCCATGGAGGTCACCACGGACGCCGTTCAGTTGCTCGGGGGGTACGGGTACACGCGCGACTACCCGGTCGAGCGGATGATGCGTGACGCGAAGATCACGCAGATCTACGAGGGCACGAATCAGGTGCAGCGGATTGTGATGGCGCGGAACCTGCCGTAG
- the purE gene encoding 5-(carboxyamino)imidazole ribonucleotide mutase: MSPAAQPVVGIVMGSDSDWPVMEAAAKALDEFEIAHEVDVVSAHRMPREMITYGEQAAERGLKVIIAGAGGAAHLPGMLASVTPLPVIGVPVPLKYLDGMDSLLSIVQMPAGVPVATVSVAGARNAGLLAARILAAHDEELLSRMREFQQDLNDQATEKGKRLRAKADGAGGGFGFGPGAGK, from the coding sequence ATGAGCCCCGCCGCACAGCCCGTCGTCGGCATCGTCATGGGGTCGGACTCCGACTGGCCCGTCATGGAGGCCGCCGCCAAGGCCCTCGACGAGTTCGAGATCGCCCACGAGGTCGACGTCGTCTCCGCGCACCGCATGCCGCGCGAGATGATCACCTACGGCGAGCAGGCCGCCGAGCGCGGACTGAAGGTGATCATCGCGGGCGCGGGCGGCGCCGCCCACCTGCCCGGCATGCTCGCCTCCGTCACACCGCTGCCGGTGATCGGCGTGCCCGTGCCGCTGAAGTACCTGGACGGCATGGACAGCCTGCTCTCCATCGTGCAGATGCCGGCCGGCGTGCCCGTCGCCACCGTCTCCGTCGCCGGCGCGCGCAACGCCGGGCTGCTCGCGGCCCGCATCCTCGCCGCCCACGACGAGGAGCTGCTCTCCCGTATGCGGGAGTTCCAGCAGGACCTCAACGACCAGGCCACCGAGAAGGGCAAGCGGCTGCGCGCCAAGGCCGACGGCGCGGGCGGCGGCTTCGGCTTCGGCCCGGGCGCGGGGAAGTGA
- a CDS encoding UDP-glucose dehydrogenase family protein produces the protein MALKITVIGTGYLGATHAAAMAELGFEVLGLDVVPEKIAMLERGETPMYEPGLEELLRRHVAGIEGSTGRLRFTLDWAEAADFGDIHFVCVNTPQKHGEYACDMSYVDSAVESLAPHLKRPALVVGKSTVPVGSADRLAARLAELAPAGEAAELAWNPEFLREGFAVEDTLHPDRIVIGVRSERAEALLREVYATPVGEGSPFVVTDFPTAELVKTSANSFLATKISFINAMAEVCEAADGDVAKLAEAIGYDDRIGRKFLRAGIGFGGGCLPKDIRAFMARAGELGADQALTFLREIDSINMRQRGRMVELARQALGGGPFLGKRVAVLGATFKPDSDDVRDSPALNVAGQIHLQGGQVTVYDPKGMANAARLFPTLTYAPSALEAVRGADVVLHLTEWREFRELDPAVLGEVTATRLLLDGRNALDADLWRKAGWTYRAMGRPTA, from the coding sequence ATGGCCCTGAAGATCACCGTGATCGGCACCGGTTATCTCGGCGCGACGCACGCCGCGGCCATGGCCGAACTGGGGTTCGAGGTGCTGGGGCTCGACGTGGTGCCCGAGAAGATCGCCATGCTGGAGCGCGGCGAGACGCCGATGTACGAGCCGGGCCTGGAGGAGCTGCTGCGGCGGCACGTCGCCGGCATCGAGGGCTCGACCGGCCGGCTCCGCTTCACCCTGGACTGGGCCGAGGCCGCCGACTTCGGCGACATCCACTTCGTCTGCGTGAACACCCCGCAGAAGCACGGCGAGTACGCGTGCGACATGTCGTACGTCGACTCCGCCGTCGAGTCCCTCGCCCCGCATCTGAAGCGGCCCGCGCTGGTGGTCGGCAAGTCCACCGTGCCGGTGGGCTCCGCGGACCGGCTCGCGGCCCGGCTGGCCGAGCTGGCGCCGGCGGGCGAGGCGGCGGAGCTGGCCTGGAACCCGGAGTTCCTGCGCGAGGGGTTCGCCGTCGAGGACACGCTGCACCCCGACCGCATCGTCATCGGCGTGCGCAGCGAGCGCGCGGAGGCGCTGCTGCGCGAGGTGTACGCGACGCCGGTGGGGGAGGGCTCGCCGTTCGTGGTGACCGACTTCCCGACCGCCGAGCTGGTGAAGACCTCCGCCAACTCCTTCCTCGCCACGAAGATCTCCTTCATCAACGCCATGGCCGAGGTGTGCGAGGCCGCCGACGGCGACGTGGCCAAGCTGGCCGAGGCGATCGGCTACGACGACCGGATCGGCCGCAAGTTCCTGCGGGCCGGGATCGGCTTCGGCGGCGGCTGCCTGCCCAAGGACATCCGCGCGTTCATGGCCCGCGCGGGCGAGCTCGGCGCCGACCAGGCGCTGACCTTCCTGCGCGAGATCGACTCCATCAACATGCGCCAGCGCGGCCGCATGGTCGAGCTGGCCCGGCAGGCGCTGGGCGGCGGCCCGTTCCTCGGCAAGCGGGTCGCGGTCCTCGGCGCGACGTTCAAGCCGGACTCCGACGACGTGCGCGACTCTCCGGCGCTCAACGTCGCCGGCCAGATCCACCTCCAGGGCGGCCAGGTCACGGTCTACGACCCCAAGGGCATGGCCAACGCCGCCCGCCTCTTCCCCACCCTGACCTACGCCCCCTCCGCCCTGGAGGCGGTCCGCGGCGCCGACGTCGTCCTGCACCTGACGGAATGGCGCGAGTTCCGCGAACTCGACCCCGCCGTCCTCGGCGAGGTCACCGCCACCCGCCTCCTCCTCGACGGCCGCAACGCCCTCGACGCCGACCTGTGGCGCAAGGCCGGCTGGACCTACCGAGCGATGGGCCGCCCGACGGCATAA
- a CDS encoding CGNR zinc finger domain-containing protein → MSERVPAPGGLALVQDLVNTLNLESGADSLDTAEGRARFGLTGERETAAARELREALRAALLAHAGHPPHRETTPLDVLLAEAPLVVTVGTDGTTTLAPADPRPLTSRVAAAIAEALVAHTWPRLKACEAPDCHWAYYDRSPASRGRWCSMSSCGARAKMRRYRAK, encoded by the coding sequence ATGAGTGAGCGAGTGCCCGCGCCGGGAGGTCTGGCCCTGGTGCAGGACCTGGTGAACACGCTGAACCTCGAGTCGGGCGCCGACTCGCTGGACACGGCGGAGGGCAGGGCGCGCTTCGGACTCACCGGGGAACGGGAGACGGCGGCGGCGCGGGAGTTGCGGGAGGCGCTGCGGGCGGCCCTGCTGGCCCACGCGGGCCACCCGCCGCACCGGGAGACCACCCCGCTGGACGTGCTCCTGGCCGAAGCGCCCCTGGTGGTGACCGTCGGCACGGACGGTACGACGACCCTGGCCCCGGCGGATCCCCGCCCCCTCACCTCCCGCGTGGCAGCGGCCATCGCGGAAGCACTGGTGGCGCACACCTGGCCCCGCCTCAAGGCCTGCGAGGCCCCCGACTGCCACTGGGCGTACTACGACCGCAGCCCGGCGTCCCGCGGCCGCTGGTGCTCGATGTCGTCCTGCGGCGCAAGAGCCAAAATGCGCCGCTACAGAGCGAAGTAG
- a CDS encoding 5-(carboxyamino)imidazole ribonucleotide synthase, which yields MTFPVVGMVGGGQLARMTHEAGIPLGIRFKLLSDTPQDSAAQVVHEVVVGDYRDLDTLRSFARGCDVITFDHEHVPTEHLRALEADGIPVRPGPDALVHAQDKGVMRAKLDALGVPCPRHRIVSDPADVAAFAAEGVPEGVEGDGFPVVLKTVRGGYDGKGVWVVDSVEEAAEPFRAGVPVLAEEKVDFVRELAANVVRSPHGQAVAYPVVESQQVKGVCDTVIAPAPDLEESLALRAEEMALNIAKELGVVGHLAVELFQTRDGRILVNELAMRPHNSGHWSMDGAVTSQFANHVRAVLDLPLGDPRPRAKWTVMVNVLGGDFPDMYSAYLHCMARDPRLKIHMYGKDVKPGRKVGHVNTYGDDLDDVLERARHAAGYLRGTITE from the coding sequence GTGACGTTCCCCGTAGTCGGCATGGTCGGCGGAGGCCAGCTCGCCCGTATGACCCACGAGGCAGGCATCCCGCTCGGCATCAGGTTCAAGCTCCTGAGTGACACCCCTCAGGACTCCGCGGCACAGGTCGTGCACGAAGTCGTCGTCGGCGACTATCGCGACCTGGACACGCTGCGCTCCTTCGCGCGCGGCTGTGACGTGATCACCTTCGATCACGAACACGTGCCGACCGAGCACCTCAGGGCCCTGGAGGCGGACGGCATCCCCGTCCGCCCCGGTCCCGACGCGCTCGTGCACGCCCAGGACAAGGGGGTGATGCGCGCGAAACTCGACGCGCTCGGCGTCCCCTGCCCCCGGCACCGCATCGTGAGCGACCCCGCGGACGTCGCGGCCTTCGCCGCCGAAGGCGTGCCCGAGGGTGTCGAGGGCGACGGTTTCCCCGTCGTCCTCAAGACCGTCCGCGGCGGCTACGACGGCAAGGGCGTCTGGGTCGTCGACTCCGTCGAGGAGGCCGCCGAACCGTTCCGCGCCGGCGTCCCCGTCCTCGCCGAGGAGAAGGTCGACTTCGTCCGCGAGCTCGCCGCCAACGTCGTCCGCTCCCCGCACGGCCAGGCCGTGGCCTACCCCGTCGTCGAGTCGCAGCAGGTCAAGGGCGTCTGCGACACGGTGATCGCCCCGGCGCCCGACCTGGAGGAGTCCCTCGCCCTGCGCGCCGAGGAGATGGCCCTCAACATCGCCAAGGAGCTGGGCGTCGTCGGCCACCTCGCCGTCGAGCTGTTCCAGACCCGCGACGGCCGCATCCTCGTCAACGAACTCGCGATGCGCCCGCACAACTCCGGCCACTGGTCGATGGACGGTGCGGTCACCAGCCAGTTCGCCAACCACGTCCGCGCCGTCCTGGACCTCCCGCTGGGTGATCCACGCCCGCGCGCCAAGTGGACCGTCATGGTCAACGTCCTCGGGGGCGACTTCCCGGACATGTACTCCGCGTATCTGCACTGCATGGCCCGCGACCCCCGGCTCAAGATCCACATGTACGGCAAGGACGTGAAGCCCGGCCGCAAGGTGGGGCACGTCAACACCTACGGCGACGACCTCGACGACGTGCTGGAGCGCGCCCGTCACGCAGCCGGCTACCTGAGAGGCACGATCACCGAATGA
- a CDS encoding acyl-CoA thioesterase, whose amino-acid sequence MTDHASSATPEGLPGKPVSASRTTLSHIMTHNDTNLLGTVHGGVVMKLVDDAAGAVAGRHCGGPAVTASMDEMVFLEPVRVGDLVHVKAQVNWTGRSSMEVGVRVLAERWNESTPATHVGSAYLVFAAVDADGKPRPVPPVLPETDRDRRRQQEAQIRRTHRLARRRAIRELREKRAAEGYED is encoded by the coding sequence ATGACAGACCACGCCTCGTCGGCGACTCCGGAGGGGCTTCCCGGGAAGCCCGTCTCCGCCTCCCGCACCACGCTCAGCCACATCATGACCCACAACGACACGAACCTGCTGGGCACGGTGCACGGCGGAGTGGTCATGAAGCTCGTCGACGACGCGGCCGGTGCCGTGGCCGGACGGCACTGCGGCGGGCCCGCGGTGACCGCGTCCATGGACGAGATGGTGTTCCTGGAGCCGGTCAGGGTCGGCGACCTGGTCCATGTGAAGGCGCAGGTCAACTGGACCGGGCGCAGTTCCATGGAGGTGGGGGTGCGGGTGCTGGCCGAGCGCTGGAACGAGTCGACGCCGGCCACCCACGTCGGCTCGGCGTACCTGGTCTTCGCGGCGGTGGACGCCGACGGGAAGCCCCGCCCGGTGCCGCCCGTGCTCCCGGAGACCGACCGGGACCGCCGCCGGCAGCAGGAGGCGCAGATCCGCCGCACCCACCGGCTGGCCCGCCGCCGCGCCATCCGCGAGCTGCGGGAGAAGCGGGCGGCGGAGGGGTACGAGGACTGA